In Xyrauchen texanus isolate HMW12.3.18 chromosome 14, RBS_HiC_50CHRs, whole genome shotgun sequence, the following are encoded in one genomic region:
- the si:dkey-18p12.4 gene encoding SPRY_PRY_C-I_1 domain-containing protein, translated as MAFAVNTENQSGITLSEGSLVEPYRKKAVTSSFPFIKPGLRVEQPQDLVKIIKKIEKVCHQGFKKCASADKHNLSLNESKCNIRELAAELDRVVQIKKFSLMSGNMKNKGSQEEQQSYILQWAEEIENLETKQLDTSSQEERPQTFSEMCVSDTEMKLTQAKKNVSRLTWKLKEMKQNSVCPKRECRETLRDLHKQWRQGESSILPVMDWMMKTVLQPESSEDFISREWVKNKQKSKNIVGLRIPNTVWHWITKSKDVIILDPNTANPDLLVSENGKTVRAKHYGDHWEGFQRNQSKFDGWTCVQAKVGYNTGSHYWEVDVRKKCEWRLGVIKESAPRNGFVTMNTKTGFWNLRLQLRTLIALTEPVTKLNMPAPYKIGVYLDIEEGQVSFYDAENRRHIFTFNTEFSGTETIYPMFGTIETDRELVIS; from the exons AAAACCAAAGCGGGATTACCTTAAGTGAAGGCAGTCTTGTTGAGCCATACAGAAAGAAGGCAGTTACTAGTTCATTTCCATTTATAAAACCAGGTCTAAGAGTTGAGCAACCACAG GACttggttaaaataataaaaaaaattgagaaGGTCTGCCACCAG GGATTTAAAAAATGTGCGAGTGCAGATAAACACAATTTATCTTTGAATGAATCCAAGTGCAACATCAGAGAACTGGCTGCTGAACTGGACAGAGTGGTACAG ATCAAGAAGTTCTCCCTGATGTCtggaaatatgaaaaataaaggaTCTCAAGAGGAACAACAATCTTATATTTTGCAATGGGCTGAAGAGATAGAAAACTTGGAAACAAAACAACTGGATACATCATCACAGGAAGAG AGACCTCAAACATTTTCTGAGATGTGTGTGTCAGATACTGAAATGAAACTAACACAggctaaaaaaaatgtgtctcggTTGACTTGGAAACTTAAAGAAATGAAACag AACTCAGTATGCCCAAAGAGAGAGTGTAGAGAAACATTGAGGGACCTCCACAAACAGTGGAGGCAGGGAGAGTCCAGTATACTTCCAGTAATGGACTGGATGATGAAGACCGTATTACAGCCAGAAAGCTCTGAG GATTTCATCTCCAGAGAGTGggtgaaaaataaacagaaatctAAAAACATAG TTGGATTACGCATTCCTAACACAG TTTGGCATTGGATCACAAAGTCAAAAG ATGTTATCATTTTGGATCCAAACACAGCCAACCCAGATCTCCTCGTCTCAGAGAATGGAAAAACTGTGAGAGCAAAACATTATGGTGATCATTGGGAAGGTTTCCAAAGAAACCAATCAAAATTTGATGGCTGGACTTGTGTTCAAGCTAAAGTGGGATATAACACAGGTAGTCATTACTGGGAGGTAGATGTAAGGAAGAAATGTGAATGGCGGTTGGGAGTCATAAAGGAATCAGCCCCTCGCAATGGTTTTGTCACGATGAACACAAAAACAGGGTTCTGGAATCTGCGCCTACAACTGAGAACTTTGATTGCTCTAACTGAGCCAGTCACTAAACTGAACATGCCAGCACCTTATAAAATAGGGGTTTATCTGGACATAGAGGAGGGCCAAGTCTCCTTTTATGATGCAGAGAACAGGAgacatattttcacatttaacaCAGAGTTTAGTGGGACTGAAACCATTTATCCAATGTTTGGCACCattgagacagacagagagttggtgatttcataa